The Achromobacter pestifer genome includes a region encoding these proteins:
- a CDS encoding fused MFS/spermidine synthase, which produces MGMGASEAAMQGRDVEKQSVQERALTAARPAALLFLSGMAALVFQVLWIKQLSLVVGVEVSAIAGAVSAFFLGLALGGWLLGRRADRLRRPVRFYAALEVAVALSCVAVTWLLARSAAAFVAVEAHSSVAAWLAVGLLLAMPAFLMGGTLPVLLRAVSRQGADMSRAGGTMYAANTCGAILGALLPAFFLIPRFGVQGAALAAASLNLLAAAGAWMLDRRAGDSATPAASPQTAAEPLSGEARLAVALYAVAGAVALGYEVIWSQMIVPFMSTRAFAFAIVLATYLAGLAIGAALYARWAHRVRNPWPVFGFLIAGAGLIAVLEVALLGQWLIVAQTQAEAAVYQWTGSGFAGMCARFAVAAASLVLAPTLLLGAAFPAVLRIVVGEQRVGREAGAVLACNTLGGIAGTLLTGFLLLPALGLVRTLGVLAAIAAAVGAVAAWRGRSDGRAATGWATGIAGLATLAVVAMLPADQFARLLPGASGAGLVFYEESHGGTVAVVERAGNGNRFHRLYIQGVSNSGDAMPSLRYMRLQALLPLIVHAGEPRSALVVGYGTGITAGALSQYRGLEKRAVAELLPAVLRAAPHFQGTFQAATDPGLDKRLRDGRRELQASAERWDLITLEPPPPSAAGVVNLYSRDFYQLAANRLAPQGIVAQWLPLPTQNEDDTRALIASFIQVFPHAQLWTSELHEMLLLGSLQPLTLDAARIQARYGQPDTAAALKAVGVPSAAALLATWVTDRDGLARFAGDTPPVTDDRPGIEYATWVRPREVVRTLPALLALRSEPPLAGASEALRADMQLERARLDTFYRASLAAYVGDRETWGREMNKLARDDGDNAYYRWFMPSARQ; this is translated from the coding sequence ATGGGCATGGGGGCAAGCGAGGCGGCGATGCAGGGACGCGATGTGGAAAAACAATCCGTGCAAGAACGGGCCCTGACCGCGGCCCGGCCGGCCGCGCTGCTGTTTCTTTCCGGAATGGCGGCGCTGGTGTTCCAGGTGCTGTGGATCAAGCAGTTGTCGCTGGTGGTGGGCGTGGAGGTCAGCGCCATCGCCGGCGCGGTAAGCGCATTTTTTCTGGGCTTGGCGCTAGGCGGCTGGCTGTTGGGCCGCCGGGCGGACCGCTTGCGGCGCCCGGTACGTTTCTACGCCGCGTTGGAAGTGGCCGTGGCGCTGTCCTGCGTCGCGGTGACCTGGCTGCTGGCGCGCAGTGCCGCCGCCTTCGTGGCGGTCGAGGCGCATAGCAGCGTGGCGGCCTGGCTGGCGGTGGGCCTGCTGCTGGCCATGCCCGCATTCCTGATGGGCGGCACCTTGCCGGTGCTGCTGCGCGCCGTGAGCCGGCAGGGCGCGGACATGAGCCGCGCGGGCGGCACGATGTACGCCGCCAACACCTGCGGCGCGATCCTGGGCGCGTTGCTGCCCGCGTTCTTTCTGATTCCGCGCTTCGGCGTGCAGGGCGCGGCGCTGGCCGCCGCCTCTCTGAATCTTCTGGCGGCGGCCGGCGCCTGGATGCTGGACCGCAGGGCGGGCGACAGCGCGACGCCCGCCGCCAGCCCGCAGACCGCGGCGGAGCCCCTGTCTGGCGAGGCCCGCCTGGCCGTGGCGCTGTATGCAGTGGCCGGCGCCGTGGCGCTGGGCTACGAAGTGATCTGGTCGCAGATGATCGTGCCTTTCATGAGCACGCGGGCTTTCGCCTTCGCCATCGTGCTGGCCACCTATCTGGCGGGTCTTGCCATCGGCGCGGCGCTGTACGCGCGCTGGGCCCACCGCGTGCGCAACCCCTGGCCGGTGTTCGGCTTCCTGATCGCGGGCGCTGGCTTGATCGCGGTGCTCGAGGTGGCTTTGCTGGGCCAGTGGCTGATCGTGGCGCAGACCCAGGCGGAAGCGGCGGTCTACCAATGGACGGGCAGCGGCTTTGCCGGCATGTGCGCGCGCTTCGCGGTGGCGGCGGCCAGCCTGGTGCTGGCGCCCACGCTGCTGCTGGGCGCGGCGTTTCCCGCGGTGCTGCGCATCGTGGTGGGAGAGCAGCGCGTGGGCCGGGAAGCCGGCGCCGTGCTCGCCTGCAACACGTTGGGCGGCATCGCGGGCACCTTGCTGACCGGCTTTCTGCTGTTGCCGGCCCTGGGCCTGGTGCGCACCCTGGGCGTGCTGGCGGCCATTGCCGCCGCGGTCGGCGCGGTGGCGGCCTGGCGCGGGCGGTCCGATGGCCGCGCCGCCACCGGCTGGGCCACCGGCATCGCGGGTCTGGCCACGCTGGCCGTGGTTGCCATGCTGCCGGCGGACCAGTTTGCGCGGCTGTTGCCGGGCGCGAGCGGCGCGGGCCTGGTCTTTTATGAAGAAAGCCATGGCGGCACGGTGGCCGTGGTCGAGCGCGCCGGCAACGGCAACCGCTTCCACCGGCTCTACATCCAGGGCGTGTCGAATTCCGGCGACGCCATGCCTTCGCTGCGCTATATGCGGCTGCAGGCGCTGCTGCCCTTGATCGTGCACGCGGGGGAACCCAGATCCGCGCTGGTGGTGGGCTACGGTACCGGCATCACCGCGGGCGCGCTGTCGCAATATCGCGGCCTGGAAAAGCGCGCGGTGGCCGAGCTGCTGCCCGCCGTGCTGCGCGCGGCGCCGCATTTCCAGGGCACGTTCCAGGCCGCCACGGATCCGGGCCTGGACAAGCGCCTGCGCGACGGCCGCCGCGAGCTGCAGGCCAGCGCCGAACGCTGGGACCTGATCACGCTGGAACCGCCGCCGCCTTCGGCCGCGGGCGTGGTCAACCTGTATTCGCGCGATTTCTACCAACTGGCCGCGAACCGGCTGGCGCCGCAAGGCATCGTGGCGCAATGGCTGCCGCTGCCCACGCAGAACGAGGACGACACCCGCGCCCTTATCGCCAGCTTCATCCAGGTGTTTCCGCATGCCCAACTCTGGACCAGCGAACTGCATGAAATGTTGCTGCTGGGCTCGCTGCAGCCGCTGACGTTGGACGCGGCCCGCATCCAGGCGCGCTACGGCCAGCCCGATACCGCCGCCGCGCTGAAAGCCGTGGGCGTGCCTTCGGCCGCCGCCTTGCTCGCTACCTGGGTGACCGACCGCGACGGACTGGCGCGTTTTGCCGGCGATACGCCGCCGGTCACCGACGACCGCCCCGGCATCGAATACGCGACCTGGGTGAGGCCGCGCGAGGTGGTGCGGACGCTGCCGGCGCTGCTGGCCCTGCGCAGCGAGCCGCCGCTGGCAGGCGCGTCCGAGGCGCTGCGCGCCGACATGCAGCTGGAACGGGCGCGCCTGGACACGTTCTACCGCGCCTCGCTGGCGGCCTACGTGGGCGACCGCGAAACCTGGGGCCGGGAAATGAACAAGCTGGCCCGCGATGATGGCGATAACGCCTACTACCGCTGGTTCATGCCTAGCGCCAGGCAATAG
- a CDS encoding FMN-dependent NADH-azoreductase codes for MNILRIICSPRGRASESYRLSQAIVDQLTATAPNAAVVDLDATALPLVDTDYAATLSARQDPTDGRQNRGALGRSSGLIQSLQDATHVVIATPMHNFTVPASLKTWIDHVVRVRSTFQITERGKEGSLEDRPVYVAISSGGDFGCGEHSQPDFLTPYLRHVLGTIGLKSVTFFSVQGTARGTEALHEARARAQGEIAAHPFAEGLRAEFAAA; via the coding sequence ATGAACATCCTGCGCATCATCTGCAGCCCGCGCGGCCGCGCCTCCGAAAGCTATCGGCTATCGCAAGCCATCGTCGACCAGCTCACCGCAACCGCGCCGAACGCGGCCGTGGTCGACCTGGACGCAACTGCCCTCCCTTTGGTCGACACCGACTACGCCGCCACGCTGAGCGCGCGCCAGGATCCCACCGACGGCCGCCAGAACCGCGGCGCGCTGGGCCGTTCCTCCGGATTGATCCAGTCCTTGCAAGACGCCACCCATGTCGTCATCGCGACGCCGATGCACAACTTCACGGTGCCGGCCTCGCTCAAGACCTGGATCGATCATGTGGTGCGGGTGCGCAGCACGTTCCAGATCACGGAACGAGGCAAGGAAGGCAGCCTGGAGGACCGTCCGGTATATGTGGCCATCTCGTCCGGCGGCGACTTCGGCTGCGGCGAGCACAGCCAGCCTGACTTCCTCACGCCCTATCTCAGGCACGTGCTGGGCACGATAGGCCTGAAGAGCGTGACGTTCTTCTCGGTGCAAGGCACGGCGCGCGGGACGGAGGCGCTGCACGAGGCCCGCGCGCGGGCCCAGGGCGAGATCGCCGCCCATCCGTTCGCGGAGGGCCTGCGTGCCGAGTTCGCTGCCGCTTGA
- a CDS encoding GNAT family N-acetyltransferase — MTEATLHHIESPQDLRACLPLMRELRPHLNQEADFIERVSRMRADGYRLLAAMDAGRAVALAGYRLQENLVYGRFLYVDDLVVADGRRGERWGARLLHALDAAARDSGCARLVLDTGLGNALAQRFYFRAGLLTSAIRFSKSLETPAS; from the coding sequence ATGACAGAAGCCACTTTGCACCACATCGAAAGCCCGCAGGACCTGCGCGCCTGCCTGCCGCTGATGCGCGAGCTGCGGCCGCACCTGAACCAAGAAGCCGACTTCATTGAGCGCGTGAGCCGCATGCGCGCCGATGGCTACCGGCTGCTGGCCGCCATGGACGCGGGCCGGGCCGTCGCGCTGGCCGGCTACCGCCTGCAGGAAAACCTGGTCTACGGCCGCTTTCTGTATGTCGACGACCTGGTGGTGGCGGACGGCCGCCGCGGCGAGCGCTGGGGCGCCCGCCTGCTGCACGCCCTGGACGCCGCCGCGCGCGACAGCGGCTGCGCCCGCCTGGTCCTCGACACCGGCCTGGGCAATGCCCTGGCCCAACGCTTCTATTTCCGCGCCGGTCTATTGACCAGCGCCATCCGATTCAGCAAATCCCTGGAAACTCCCGCCTCATGA
- a CDS encoding PLP-dependent aminotransferase family protein: MISPQPQDLPALPSGADPLYRQVYERFRGAIAQGTLKPGDRIPSARALAKEMGVARGTVEVAYSLLASEGYIQARGQAGTVVAPDLQPAHAPPPAAAVSAEAPGDGPGWREPSGLRPFQMGLPALDEFPRKLWARLGARQLRSLQSADLAYPPSGGLPALRSATAAYLQVARGIHCQPSQVFITSGYNSTMGLILQTLFEAGDQVWMEDPGYPPTRALLEQARLEPVPVPVDQDGIMVGAGIERAGRARGAVVTPAHQSPLSMSLSLPRRQALLDWAERCGAWIVEDDYDGEYRYVGRPLPALKSLDTQGRVLYAGTFSKVLFPGLRLAYLVVPEAQAGRFAQSARLQAGGAPGLTQAILSAFMAEGHFGRHIQRMRKLYAERRAATVAGLNAALGQRLRIEPQPGGMHLVARLDDRQGDVALAGRMEEQGMYAGALSRWCAMPQQQSALLLSFTNIATQAQARELGLRILQLMQA, from the coding sequence ATGATCAGCCCTCAGCCGCAGGACCTGCCCGCGCTCCCCAGCGGTGCGGATCCGCTGTACCGCCAGGTCTATGAGCGCTTTCGCGGCGCCATCGCCCAAGGCACGCTCAAGCCGGGCGACCGCATTCCCTCGGCGCGCGCGCTGGCCAAGGAGATGGGCGTGGCGCGCGGCACGGTGGAAGTGGCGTATTCGCTGCTGGCATCGGAAGGCTACATCCAGGCGCGCGGGCAAGCCGGCACGGTGGTGGCGCCCGATCTGCAGCCTGCGCACGCGCCGCCGCCCGCCGCGGCCGTCTCTGCCGAGGCGCCTGGCGACGGCCCGGGCTGGCGCGAGCCTTCGGGCCTGCGGCCATTCCAGATGGGCCTGCCGGCGCTGGACGAATTTCCGCGCAAGCTATGGGCCCGCCTGGGCGCCAGGCAGCTGCGCAGCCTGCAATCCGCGGACCTGGCCTATCCACCCAGCGGTGGCCTGCCGGCCCTGCGCAGCGCGACGGCCGCCTATCTGCAAGTGGCGCGCGGCATCCACTGCCAGCCGTCGCAGGTGTTCATCACCTCTGGCTACAACAGCACGATGGGGCTGATCCTGCAGACGCTGTTCGAGGCGGGCGACCAGGTCTGGATGGAAGATCCGGGATATCCGCCGACGCGCGCGCTGCTTGAGCAGGCGCGCTTGGAACCCGTGCCCGTGCCGGTGGATCAGGACGGCATCATGGTCGGCGCCGGCATCGAGCGGGCGGGACGGGCGCGAGGGGCGGTGGTGACGCCGGCCCATCAAAGCCCCTTGAGCATGTCGCTGTCCTTGCCGCGCCGGCAGGCGCTGCTGGACTGGGCCGAACGCTGCGGGGCGTGGATCGTGGAAGACGACTACGACGGCGAATACCGCTACGTCGGCCGTCCGCTGCCGGCCTTGAAAAGCCTGGATACGCAGGGCCGCGTGCTGTACGCGGGCACCTTCAGCAAGGTGCTGTTTCCCGGCTTGCGGCTGGCCTATCTGGTGGTGCCCGAGGCGCAGGCCGGACGCTTCGCGCAATCCGCGCGGCTGCAGGCGGGCGGGGCGCCTGGCTTGACCCAGGCGATATTGAGCGCCTTCATGGCCGAAGGCCATTTCGGCCGCCATATCCAGCGCATGCGCAAGCTTTACGCGGAACGGCGCGCCGCAACCGTGGCGGGCCTGAACGCGGCGTTGGGGCAGCGCCTGCGGATCGAGCCGCAGCCGGGCGGCATGCATCTGGTGGCGCGCCTGGACGACAGGCAGGGCGATGTGGCTTTGGCCGGGCGGATGGAAGAGCAGGGCATGTATGCGGGCGCATTGTCGCGTTGGTGCGCTATGCCGCAACAGCAATCGGCGCTGCTGCTCAGCTTCACCAATATCGCCACGCAGGCGCAGGCCCGTGAATTGGGCCTGCGGATACTGCAGCTGATGCAGGCCTAG
- a CDS encoding carboxymuconolactone decarboxylase family protein, translating to MSQRLNYFQVSEEQSRKYLEFSMSLKKTPIVQEVGELVDVRASQINGCGFCLDMHVKQARIAGERELRLHHIAIWRESTLFSPRERAALAWTEAVTTLSAQGVSDAVYEEAREQLSEKEISDLTLLVVGINGWNRLNVAFRTVPGSADAAYGLDKAGLN from the coding sequence ATGAGCCAGCGTTTGAATTATTTCCAGGTGTCCGAGGAGCAGTCCAGGAAGTACCTGGAATTCAGTATGTCGCTGAAGAAAACCCCCATCGTGCAGGAGGTCGGCGAACTGGTGGACGTCCGCGCCTCGCAGATCAACGGCTGCGGCTTCTGCCTGGACATGCACGTCAAGCAGGCCAGGATCGCCGGCGAGCGCGAACTGCGCCTGCATCACATCGCCATCTGGCGCGAGTCCACGCTGTTCTCGCCGCGCGAGCGCGCGGCGCTGGCCTGGACCGAGGCGGTCACCACCCTGTCGGCGCAGGGCGTATCGGACGCGGTCTATGAAGAGGCGCGTGAGCAGTTGTCCGAAAAGGAAATATCGGACCTGACCCTGCTGGTGGTCGGAATCAACGGCTGGAACCGGCTGAACGTGGCGTTCCGCACCGTGCCGGGCTCGGCCGACGCGGCTTATGGCCTGGACAAGGCCGGCTTGAACTAG
- a CDS encoding ATP-binding protein, translated as MLKFAIRIFVVAAIGYIAGSQLVQRSLEYLLDPLSADLSYQSVRGQMHAFRKELDGLAPSARPDYLRNEIQPHYGLGLKLLTDAEANPTAAEQKQLAAVGFIMRDDYNVYVAPLPGEPRQWLEVSLPRAPLAVERWITAAAWAALSLIVGIILLLLWALPLWRDLDRLRNATLRMGQGELGIRVRLSRLAGMRHVGESFNQMAERISALIENQRSMTNAVSHELRTPLARLSFEVALLGHDQHLPRRHQILRDMQADISELETLVAELLVYARLERPADDTVRLETVDTCDWLGEALAQVAHQAEARAIQCHVHRDYPPRVRLHPRYMSRALLNLVQNAVRYASRHVEIKLSQCPSGGFELIVDDDGGGIAPADRARVFEPFIRLDESRDRGTGGAGLGLAIVWRVAANHGGGIEIHDSPLGGARFVLRWPA; from the coding sequence ATGCTCAAGTTCGCGATTCGCATCTTCGTGGTCGCCGCTATCGGTTACATAGCGGGATCGCAGCTGGTGCAGCGCAGCCTCGAGTATCTGCTGGACCCGCTGAGCGCCGACCTTTCGTACCAGTCCGTCCGCGGGCAGATGCATGCGTTTCGCAAGGAACTGGACGGCCTCGCGCCCAGTGCACGGCCGGATTACCTGCGCAACGAGATACAGCCGCACTACGGCCTGGGGCTGAAACTGCTCACAGACGCCGAAGCCAATCCCACGGCAGCGGAACAGAAGCAACTCGCCGCCGTGGGTTTCATCATGCGCGACGACTACAACGTCTACGTCGCTCCCCTGCCCGGCGAGCCCCGCCAGTGGCTGGAGGTGAGCCTCCCGCGCGCGCCGCTGGCCGTTGAAAGATGGATCACGGCAGCCGCCTGGGCCGCGCTCAGCCTGATCGTGGGCATTATCCTGCTGTTGCTCTGGGCCCTGCCCTTGTGGCGCGACCTGGACCGGCTGCGCAACGCCACGCTGCGCATGGGCCAGGGTGAACTCGGCATACGCGTGCGGCTATCGCGTCTGGCCGGCATGCGGCACGTGGGCGAAAGCTTCAACCAGATGGCTGAACGCATTTCGGCGCTGATCGAAAACCAGCGCAGCATGACCAATGCCGTCTCGCACGAATTGCGCACGCCGCTGGCGCGCCTGTCCTTCGAGGTCGCGCTGCTGGGCCACGACCAGCACCTGCCCAGGCGGCACCAGATATTGCGCGACATGCAGGCCGACATCTCCGAACTGGAAACGCTGGTGGCCGAACTGCTGGTTTACGCGCGGCTGGAGCGCCCCGCCGACGACACCGTCAGGCTGGAAACCGTGGACACTTGCGACTGGCTGGGCGAAGCCCTGGCCCAGGTGGCGCACCAGGCCGAGGCCCGCGCCATCCAGTGCCATGTGCACCGCGACTACCCGCCGCGCGTGCGGCTGCATCCGCGCTACATGAGCCGGGCCTTGCTGAACCTGGTGCAGAACGCGGTGCGCTACGCCAGCCGCCATGTGGAGATCAAGCTCAGCCAGTGCCCTTCGGGCGGCTTCGAGCTGATCGTGGACGACGACGGCGGCGGCATCGCCCCGGCCGACCGCGCGCGCGTGTTCGAACCCTTCATCCGGCTGGACGAAAGCCGCGACCGCGGCACCGGCGGCGCGGGCTTGGGCCTGGCCATCGTCTGGCGCGTGGCCGCGAACCACGGCGGCGGCATCGAGATCCACGACAGCCCCCTGGGCGGCGCCCGCTTCGTGCTGCGCTGGCCGGCCTGA
- the chrA gene encoding chromate efflux transporter has protein sequence MPPLPPPQDEHVASKPATSTREQPGQGSCLEVFLVFLRLGLTSFGGPVAHLAYFRTEFVERRRWLDDYAYSDLVALCQFLPGPASSQVGMAIGLKRAGWAGMAAAWVAFTLPTAVALILFALGLAQFGWLSASGAVHGLKIAAVAIIAQAVWGMGRSLCPDRERAGLAVAAALITILMPTTLGQLSAILLGAIAGMAALQVPPRSALAVQPLKVSRRAGYTALALFVLLLAALPAWAAISGMPLAQQLSGFYRAGALVFGGGHVVLPLLESASVAGGMVSNADFLAGYGAAQAMPGPLFAFAAFLGAMSSGPLSGWAGGLVLLVAIFLPGALLVAAALPFWESLRRRPGVRNLIAGVNASVVGILLSALYDPVWTSAIRDRADFGLALLLFGLLVYARWSPVWVVLLAAAGGWALA, from the coding sequence ATGCCGCCGCTGCCTCCCCCGCAAGACGAACACGTCGCCAGCAAGCCCGCCACATCCACGCGCGAGCAGCCCGGCCAGGGCTCCTGTCTGGAGGTTTTCCTGGTATTCCTGCGCCTGGGGCTGACGTCCTTCGGCGGACCGGTGGCGCATCTGGCGTACTTCCGTACGGAATTCGTGGAGCGCCGGCGCTGGCTGGACGACTACGCGTACTCCGACTTGGTCGCGCTGTGCCAGTTCCTGCCGGGGCCGGCCAGCAGCCAGGTCGGCATGGCGATAGGCCTGAAACGCGCCGGCTGGGCCGGCATGGCGGCCGCCTGGGTGGCGTTCACGCTGCCTACCGCCGTCGCGCTGATTCTGTTTGCGCTGGGGCTGGCGCAGTTCGGCTGGCTGTCCGCCTCGGGCGCCGTCCATGGGCTGAAGATCGCGGCGGTTGCCATCATCGCGCAGGCGGTATGGGGCATGGGCCGCTCGCTCTGTCCCGACCGCGAGCGGGCGGGGCTGGCGGTGGCGGCGGCGCTCATCACCATCCTGATGCCGACGACGCTGGGACAACTGAGCGCGATCTTGCTGGGGGCCATCGCCGGCATGGCGGCGCTGCAAGTGCCGCCGCGCTCCGCGCTGGCGGTGCAGCCGCTGAAGGTCTCGCGCCGCGCGGGGTACACCGCGTTGGCGCTCTTCGTGCTGTTGCTGGCGGCCTTGCCGGCCTGGGCCGCCATCAGCGGCATGCCGCTGGCGCAACAGCTCTCCGGCTTCTATCGCGCGGGCGCGCTGGTGTTCGGCGGCGGCCACGTGGTGTTGCCGCTGCTGGAATCCGCGTCGGTGGCGGGCGGCATGGTTTCCAATGCGGATTTCCTCGCGGGCTACGGCGCGGCCCAGGCCATGCCGGGGCCGCTGTTCGCCTTTGCCGCCTTCCTGGGTGCGATGTCGTCCGGCCCCTTGTCGGGCTGGGCCGGCGGATTGGTGCTGCTGGTCGCCATCTTTCTGCCGGGCGCCTTGCTGGTGGCGGCGGCGCTGCCGTTCTGGGAAAGCCTGCGGCGGCGTCCAGGGGTGCGCAATCTGATCGCGGGCGTGAACGCCAGCGTCGTCGGCATATTGTTGTCGGCCCTGTACGACCCGGTCTGGACCAGCGCCATCCGCGATCGCGCGGACTTCGGCCTGGCCTTGCTGCTGTTCGGCCTGCTGGTCTATGCGCGCTGGTCGCCCGTCTGGGTGGTGCTGCTGGCCGCCGCCGGCGGCTGGGCGCTGGCCTAG
- a CDS encoding enoyl-CoA hydratase codes for MTIEEAAQEPILARHAEGGVVTLRLNRPGQFNALSEGLLAALQTEIDALSRDAGVRCVVLESSGRAFCAGHDLREMRSQPSLDYYRDLFRKCGAVMQGLQALPVPVIAKVHGIATAAGCQLVASCDLAVAADTAKFAVSGINVGLFCSTPAVALSRNVSAKRAFEMLVTASFIDANQARDWGLINDAVPEARLDQRVRALVDDILAKSPTAIRYGKRMFYKQRQMALADAYDYAGDVMARNMMEADACEGIDAFLQKRPPRWQS; via the coding sequence ATGACTATCGAAGAAGCGGCGCAAGAGCCGATCCTGGCGCGCCATGCCGAAGGCGGCGTGGTGACGCTGCGCCTGAACCGGCCCGGCCAGTTCAACGCGCTTTCCGAAGGATTGCTGGCCGCGCTCCAAACCGAGATCGACGCCCTGTCGCGCGATGCCGGCGTGCGTTGCGTGGTGCTGGAATCCAGCGGCCGGGCATTCTGCGCCGGCCACGACCTGCGTGAAATGCGCAGCCAACCCTCGTTGGACTATTACCGCGACCTGTTCAGGAAATGCGGCGCCGTGATGCAGGGCCTGCAGGCCCTGCCCGTGCCGGTGATCGCCAAGGTGCACGGCATCGCCACCGCGGCGGGCTGCCAGCTGGTGGCCAGCTGCGACCTGGCCGTGGCGGCGGACACGGCGAAGTTCGCGGTCTCCGGCATCAACGTCGGCCTGTTCTGCTCCACCCCCGCCGTCGCCCTGAGCCGCAACGTGTCCGCCAAGCGCGCCTTCGAAATGCTGGTGACCGCAAGCTTCATCGATGCCAATCAGGCCAGGGACTGGGGCCTGATCAACGACGCCGTGCCCGAGGCTAGGCTGGACCAGCGCGTGCGCGCATTGGTCGACGACATCCTGGCCAAGAGCCCCACGGCCATTCGCTATGGCAAGCGCATGTTCTACAAGCAGCGGCAGATGGCGCTGGCGGACGCCTACGACTACGCCGGCGACGTAATGGCGCGCAACATGATGGAGGCCGACGCCTGCGAAGGCATAGACGCCTTCCTGCAAAAGCGCCCGCCGCGCTGGCAGTCTTAA
- a CDS encoding multidrug effflux MFS transporter, translating to MKSALSPRGQRWLIGLLMGLVTLTPMGIDIYLPSLPVMAQDYGQPVTALQASITLFIFAVGVGQVLIGPLADRYGRRPVALGGALAYLLGSALGAAATSLDVFYAARVIQGLGACSASLVAFAAVRDCFSPAVGARVYSYLNGALCTVPALAPMVGGALAVHAGWRSTFVFMVLFALTLAGFLALRFEETRAAPAKPQGALYSLRRYAPIAASGRFLYFAAFGMAGMAMILVFVSAAPVVLVQQLGYSELGFSAWFGGNAAINIGAFFLAPAFIARYGRHTMVRVGMAALLAAAAMHLAAWLWLPLSAWIFMLPVAVLTVGFSLALGSGLSLALEPFAERAGTAAAVYGLFQMSGSAVIATVLLDSGMAPQAAMALIGAAIVGPLLCLSPGMARRLAAG from the coding sequence ATGAAGTCTGCATTATCCCCTCGCGGCCAACGCTGGCTGATCGGTCTCCTGATGGGGCTGGTCACGCTTACGCCCATGGGCATCGATATCTACTTGCCGTCCCTGCCCGTCATGGCGCAGGACTACGGCCAGCCCGTCACCGCGCTGCAAGCCAGCATCACGCTCTTCATCTTCGCCGTGGGCGTGGGACAGGTGCTGATCGGTCCGCTGGCCGACCGCTACGGCCGCCGTCCCGTGGCGCTGGGCGGCGCGCTGGCCTATCTGCTGGGCTCGGCGCTAGGCGCCGCCGCCACGTCGCTGGACGTGTTCTACGCGGCGCGCGTGATCCAGGGGCTGGGCGCGTGCTCGGCCTCGCTGGTGGCCTTTGCCGCGGTGCGCGATTGCTTCAGCCCCGCGGTGGGCGCGCGCGTCTACAGCTATTTGAACGGCGCGCTGTGCACCGTGCCCGCGCTGGCGCCCATGGTGGGCGGCGCGCTGGCCGTGCATGCGGGCTGGCGCAGCACCTTCGTCTTCATGGTGCTGTTCGCCTTGACGCTGGCGGGCTTTCTGGCGCTGCGCTTCGAGGAAACGCGGGCCGCGCCCGCCAAGCCGCAAGGCGCGCTCTACAGCCTGCGCCGCTACGCGCCGATCGCGGCCAGCGGACGCTTTCTTTACTTCGCGGCGTTCGGCATGGCCGGCATGGCGATGATCCTGGTGTTCGTGTCCGCCGCGCCCGTGGTGCTGGTGCAGCAGCTGGGCTATTCCGAACTGGGCTTTTCCGCCTGGTTCGGCGGCAACGCCGCGATCAACATCGGCGCTTTCTTCCTGGCCCCGGCCTTCATCGCGCGCTATGGCCGCCACACCATGGTGCGCGTGGGCATGGCCGCCCTGCTCGCGGCTGCCGCCATGCATCTGGCCGCGTGGCTGTGGCTGCCCTTGTCGGCCTGGATCTTCATGCTGCCGGTGGCGGTGCTGACCGTGGGCTTTTCGCTGGCGCTGGGCTCCGGGCTGAGCCTGGCGCTGGAGCCGTTCGCCGAGCGCGCCGGCACCGCGGCCGCGGTGTATGGCCTGTTCCAGATGAGCGGATCGGCCGTCATCGCCACCGTGCTGCTGGACAGCGGCATGGCGCCGCAAGCGGCGATGGCGCTGATCGGCGCCGCCATCGTCGGGCCGCTGCTGTGCCTGTCGCCGGGCATGGCGCGGCGCCTGGCGGCGGGCTGA
- a CDS encoding SelT/SelW/SelH family protein produces the protein MNTPSLRPRIVIHYCTQCQWLLRAGWMAQELLSTFSTDLGEVVLQPGTGGIFQVTYNGDLIWDRKSDGGFPSAKELKLRVRDRLDPGRTLGHIDGHSAGPLPAPDA, from the coding sequence ATGAACACTCCCTCCCTGCGTCCTCGCATCGTCATCCATTACTGCACCCAGTGCCAGTGGCTGCTGCGCGCCGGTTGGATGGCCCAGGAACTGCTGTCGACGTTCTCGACCGATCTGGGCGAGGTCGTGCTGCAGCCCGGTACCGGCGGGATCTTCCAGGTCACCTACAACGGCGACCTGATCTGGGACCGCAAGAGCGATGGCGGCTTCCCCTCGGCCAAGGAATTGAAGCTGCGCGTGCGCGACCGCCTCGATCCCGGCCGCACGCTGGGCCATATCGACGGCCACAGCGCCGGTCCGCTGCCCGCGCCCGATGCCTGA